In Exiguobacterium sibiricum 7-3, a genomic segment contains:
- a CDS encoding amino acid ABC transporter permease: protein MNSFFEIEWRSVFNPELAREAFPYILGGLGHTLWISLLSMVIGLGLGLLLALARLSTSRLLRAIATLYISFMRGVPILVLLFMFYFGLPVINIQLDALTAAIAGFSLNSAAYMAEIIRSSLLSVDRGQQEAAQSLGLSRYRVFTGIILPQAVRLAIPPLSNVLLDLVKASSLAAMITVPEIFQRAKIVGGREFDYMTVYFVIAFIYWGICAVIAAGQEMLERHFARYL from the coding sequence TTGAACAGCTTCTTTGAGATTGAATGGCGGTCCGTCTTTAATCCAGAATTAGCACGAGAAGCCTTTCCCTATATCTTAGGTGGTCTCGGTCATACACTTTGGATCTCGTTGCTCAGCATGGTGATTGGCCTTGGTCTCGGTTTGTTACTTGCTTTGGCTCGTTTATCCACATCACGTCTGTTACGAGCAATTGCCACTCTCTATATTTCATTCATGCGTGGTGTTCCGATTCTTGTCTTATTATTCATGTTTTATTTTGGTTTGCCGGTTATAAACATTCAACTGGATGCATTGACGGCTGCCATTGCCGGTTTTAGTTTGAACAGTGCCGCCTATATGGCTGAAATCATTCGGTCATCACTCTTATCGGTGGACCGCGGTCAACAGGAGGCCGCACAATCGCTCGGACTTTCCAGATACCGTGTGTTCACAGGAATCATCTTGCCTCAGGCTGTTCGACTGGCGATTCCTCCGCTGTCAAACGTTCTTCTTGATTTGGTCAAAGCCTCTTCGCTTGCCGCCATGATTACGGTCCCGGAGATTTTCCAACGGGCGAAGATTGTCGGTGGACGGGAGTTCGACTACATGACAGTTTATTTTGTCATCGCCTTTATCTACTGGGGTATCTGTGCCGTCATCGCTGCCGGACAAGAAATGCTCGAACGTCATTTCGCCCGCTATTTATAA
- a CDS encoding putative bifunctional diguanylate cyclase/phosphodiesterase gives MIGKSDLTDRWKPHVMSSVFLLIPFINYPYINNGAQTVWAASLLFVLTSLVVINRTMLLYATGISILSLLYVWLKAPTGTSVFSSTDHIARIGLILIATLISLLIHRQYVTRLERNIDYLKRLKEQAFFDSVTELANRSFFVIETEKKAVTGDIICLIDLDDFKTVNDAFGYRTGDRTLHIIGKRLMTRFSDCIVAKASGSAFLLHATSSQPDRLCDEILASISERVQIDFKQINVTASIGVSFVNGESIDHVINDAEIALFTAKSNRKNTFAITDQVTQNERKRAMQLTRDLYDADLDRDFFVLFQPQVNSGNHRITGAETLVRWNHPKYGLISPLEFIPLAERTRFIETLGGWVMRKACLQGQKWLDQGRKPITIAVNVSPWQLRQEDFTEKVLEILRTTGFPPYLLEIEMTEHIFIEGTVQIIETLNELHLHGIRIALDDFGTGFSSMQTLVELPFDQLKIPKEIVRAAIDSEEKRAIVEMIIQLGNRLKMTIVAEGIEGMEEAELLTELGCQTLQGYLFHKPLEALSVEPLLDQEA, from the coding sequence TTGATTGGGAAAAGTGATTTGACTGATCGTTGGAAACCGCATGTGATGTCGAGCGTCTTCTTATTAATCCCTTTCATCAACTATCCGTATATCAATAATGGGGCACAGACGGTTTGGGCAGCCTCGCTACTATTCGTCTTGACGTCCTTAGTCGTCATCAATCGAACGATGTTACTGTATGCGACGGGGATCAGTATCCTGTCCCTGTTGTATGTCTGGTTAAAAGCACCGACAGGCACATCGGTTTTTAGTTCAACCGATCATATCGCACGCATTGGATTGATTCTTATCGCGACACTGATTAGTCTGTTGATCCATAGGCAATATGTTACGCGCTTGGAACGAAATATCGACTACTTGAAACGATTAAAGGAACAAGCCTTCTTCGATTCGGTCACGGAACTGGCGAATCGGTCCTTTTTTGTCATTGAAACAGAGAAAAAAGCAGTGACAGGAGATATTATCTGTCTGATCGACCTGGATGACTTCAAGACAGTCAATGACGCTTTCGGTTACCGGACGGGAGACAGGACGCTTCATATTATCGGAAAACGGTTGATGACACGTTTTTCTGATTGCATCGTCGCAAAAGCGAGTGGAAGTGCCTTTTTATTACACGCGACATCTTCGCAACCGGATCGATTATGCGATGAGATTTTAGCGAGTATTTCTGAACGTGTCCAGATTGATTTTAAGCAAATCAATGTGACGGCGAGTATCGGGGTTTCATTCGTCAACGGAGAATCGATTGATCACGTCATCAATGATGCCGAGATTGCTTTATTTACGGCAAAATCAAATCGGAAAAATACGTTCGCCATCACGGATCAAGTAACTCAAAATGAACGTAAACGAGCAATGCAGTTGACGCGTGACTTATATGATGCCGATCTTGACCGCGATTTCTTTGTCTTGTTTCAGCCACAAGTCAATTCTGGTAATCATCGCATCACGGGAGCGGAAACTTTAGTCCGCTGGAATCATCCGAAATATGGGCTGATTTCACCACTGGAATTCATTCCATTGGCAGAACGGACGCGATTCATCGAGACACTTGGAGGATGGGTAATGCGTAAAGCCTGCCTGCAAGGACAGAAATGGTTAGACCAAGGACGAAAACCAATAACGATTGCCGTCAATGTTTCGCCTTGGCAGTTGCGACAAGAAGACTTTACCGAAAAGGTTTTGGAGATTCTACGAACGACCGGTTTTCCGCCCTACTTATTGGAGATTGAAATGACGGAACATATCTTTATTGAGGGAACGGTACAAATCATTGAAACCTTAAATGAGTTGCACCTCCATGGAATCCGGATTGCGCTTGACGATTTCGGGACAGGATTTTCGTCGATGCAAACCCTCGTCGAATTACCTTTCGATCAGTTAAAAATTCCGAAAGAGATTGTTCGTGCTGCAATCGATTCGGAAGAAAAACGAGCTATCGTCGAAATGATCATCCAACTAGGAAATCGTTTGAAGATGACGATTGTCGCAGAAGGAATTGAAGGAATGGAAGAAGCGGAACTCTTGACAGAACTAGGGTGTCAGACGCTTCAAGGTTATTTATTCCATAAGCCGCTGGAAGCATTATCTGTTGAACCATTACTCGACCAAGAAGCCTAA
- a CDS encoding transporter substrate-binding domain-containing protein yields MKNSVKWTGLLIAGTALVLSACGQEEKQMTAYDKIKKEGTLTVATAGTLYPTSFHEEKSNKLTGFDVEVVKEIAKRLDLKVAFKEMSFDGMLTSVNTGQVDLAANDITITDERKGKFAFSKPYKYTYGTAIVRKSDLSGIKSLEDLKGKKAAGEATTTYMQVAKKFGAKEVTYDNATNDQYLRDVSNGRTDVILNDYYLQSLAVDFFKDFDITIHPDIAYNPSQVGLIMDLDNKELQSNINAEIDKMKKDGTLAKLSKTFYANKDVSKMPDIKTTLVDVN; encoded by the coding sequence ATGAAAAACTCTGTGAAATGGACGGGTCTCTTGATTGCAGGAACTGCCCTGGTCCTTAGTGCATGTGGTCAGGAAGAAAAACAAATGACCGCATACGATAAAATTAAAAAAGAAGGAACCTTGACCGTAGCAACGGCTGGTACACTTTATCCGACCTCATTCCATGAAGAAAAAAGTAATAAATTAACCGGATTTGATGTCGAAGTCGTCAAAGAAATCGCTAAACGTCTTGATTTAAAAGTAGCATTTAAAGAAATGTCTTTTGACGGTATGCTGACAAGCGTGAACACCGGTCAAGTGGATTTAGCAGCCAACGACATTACGATTACGGATGAACGTAAAGGAAAGTTTGCCTTCTCTAAACCATACAAATATACGTATGGGACGGCGATTGTCCGTAAAAGTGATTTATCTGGCATTAAATCCCTCGAAGATTTAAAAGGTAAAAAAGCAGCCGGAGAAGCAACGACGACTTACATGCAAGTGGCCAAGAAATTTGGTGCAAAAGAAGTCACTTATGATAATGCGACGAATGATCAATATTTGCGTGATGTCTCGAACGGACGGACAGATGTCATCTTAAACGATTATTACCTGCAGAGCCTGGCTGTCGATTTCTTTAAAGATTTCGACATTACGATTCACCCTGATATCGCCTACAATCCAAGTCAGGTCGGACTCATCATGGATTTAGACAACAAAGAGTTACAGTCGAACATCAATGCTGAAATCGACAAGATGAAGAAAGATGGGACGCTTGCTAAACTGTCGAAGACATTCTATGCCAATAAAGACGTCTCGAAAATGCCTGACATCAAGACGACGCTCGTTGACGTGAATTGA